A part of Longimicrobiaceae bacterium genomic DNA contains:
- a CDS encoding patatin-like phospholipase family protein, producing MAATTPAPVIGIALGGGSARGWAHIGVLAALAERGIEPQIICGTSIGALVGGIYAAGKLGELESWVMQLTRREVLALLDFTLGGGGAIAGKRLIDLYRKHLGDITIEELPRRFAAVATDLGSGSEIWLQEGSLLDAIRASISIPGLFTPVFREGRWLADGGLVNPVPVNLCRVLGAELVIAVDLHGASLQRSSRGGVGPARPAVVRDGADRSPSAATEPSGVDAAQAPASNNSPPPFGWVVQSAFDIMQIRLSRSRLAGDPPDLLLTPRVLQVPSFEFTRGRSTIEEGRNAVRRMMPALNDLIGLASERHPLLDRRP from the coding sequence ATGGCTGCCACCACTCCCGCACCCGTCATCGGCATCGCCCTGGGAGGCGGATCGGCCCGTGGCTGGGCGCATATCGGGGTTCTCGCCGCGCTCGCCGAGCGTGGCATCGAGCCCCAGATCATCTGCGGCACCTCCATCGGGGCGCTGGTGGGAGGAATCTACGCGGCCGGGAAGCTGGGTGAGCTCGAGTCGTGGGTCATGCAGCTGACCCGCCGGGAAGTCCTCGCGCTGCTGGACTTCACGCTCGGCGGCGGAGGAGCGATTGCCGGCAAGCGGCTGATCGACCTGTACCGGAAGCATCTCGGCGACATCACCATCGAGGAACTACCTCGACGCTTCGCCGCGGTGGCAACGGACCTGGGATCGGGGTCGGAGATCTGGCTTCAGGAAGGTTCCCTGCTGGATGCCATCCGCGCCTCGATCTCAATCCCGGGACTCTTTACTCCCGTGTTTCGCGAGGGGCGTTGGCTCGCCGACGGCGGGTTGGTCAATCCCGTGCCGGTCAACCTCTGTCGGGTGCTCGGGGCGGAGTTGGTGATCGCGGTGGACCTGCACGGGGCTTCCCTCCAGCGCTCCTCGCGCGGTGGGGTCGGCCCCGCGCGGCCGGCCGTCGTGCGCGACGGGGCGGATCGGTCGCCGTCCGCCGCCACCGAGCCCAGCGGGGTCGACGCCGCTCAAGCGCCCGCCAGCAACAACTCTCCCCCACCCTTCGGCTGGGTGGTGCAGTCGGCGTTCGACATCATGCAGATCCGCCTCAGCCGCTCCCGCCTCGCCGGCGATCCTCCGGACTTGCTGTTGACTCCGCGCGTCCTGCAGGTGCCCTCGTTCGAGTTCACGCGGGGCAGATCCACCATCGAGGAGGGGCGCAACGCGGTCCGGCGGATGATGCCAGCGCTGAACGACCTCATCGGCCTCGCGTCCGAGCGTCATCCTCTGCTGGACCGGCGGCCCTGA
- a CDS encoding ATP-binding protein, translating into MNVALQIRETPGGMVQAEALLAEFGKLLASSLDYEETLAGVAELAVRFIADFCIIDLLEDGAIKRQQAAHADPLKADLTRELLRFPLDRTRPHLSREALETGKSVLVPEVSDQLLRQMTQNEEHRRILTALDPRSFMAVPLLARDRLLGVVLFVSSTRTYSQSDLLLAERLVRLAALEVDNARLFRESQQALLARDNVLRIVAHDLRNPLNAITMSADLLRSDRLTPEQRDQQAELIGRSARRMNRLIQDLLDVGRIESGQLHLSRVLLEPARLVEEIVELNQSLAKVGSLSLRGEIHEELPKISADRDRILQVFSNLVGNALKFTPPGGEIVLSAAPFGSMVRFSVTDTGCGIAPDDLSRLFRPFWQAERQQRDGLGLGLSIAKGIVEAHGGTIHAESCPGRGSTFWFTIPAVIPPRGGERRHGPSDRRASLTSSPG; encoded by the coding sequence ATGAACGTCGCCTTGCAGATTCGGGAAACGCCGGGAGGGATGGTGCAGGCCGAAGCGTTGTTGGCCGAGTTCGGGAAGCTGCTCGCTTCTTCCCTCGACTACGAGGAGACCCTGGCAGGAGTAGCCGAGCTCGCCGTTCGGTTCATCGCGGACTTCTGCATTATCGATCTCCTCGAAGATGGGGCGATCAAGCGACAGCAGGCAGCGCACGCGGATCCTCTGAAGGCGGACCTCACTCGAGAGCTACTGCGATTCCCGCTCGACCGCACCCGCCCGCACCTCTCCCGGGAGGCGCTCGAAACCGGGAAGTCGGTCCTGGTACCCGAGGTATCCGACCAGCTCCTGCGGCAGATGACCCAGAACGAGGAGCATCGACGGATCCTCACAGCGCTTGACCCGCGCTCCTTTATGGCCGTCCCGCTCCTAGCACGGGATCGGCTGCTCGGAGTGGTGCTGTTCGTGTCCTCCACCCGCACCTATTCCCAGTCGGACCTGCTGCTCGCCGAGCGACTCGTCCGCCTGGCCGCCCTCGAGGTAGACAACGCACGCCTGTTCCGCGAGAGCCAGCAGGCGCTGCTTGCGAGGGACAACGTTCTGCGCATCGTCGCTCACGATCTGCGCAATCCGCTGAACGCAATCACCATGAGCGCAGATCTGTTGCGATCCGACCGGTTGACGCCGGAACAGCGGGATCAACAGGCGGAGCTCATCGGTCGATCCGCCCGGCGGATGAACCGGCTCATTCAGGACCTGCTCGACGTGGGTCGCATCGAATCCGGTCAGCTTCACCTCAGCCGGGTGCTGCTGGAGCCGGCCCGCCTCGTCGAAGAGATTGTCGAGCTCAACCAGTCTCTCGCCAAGGTCGGCTCGCTCTCCCTGCGCGGCGAAATCCACGAAGAGCTACCTAAGATCTCGGCCGACCGCGATCGGATTCTGCAGGTGTTCTCCAACCTGGTGGGCAACGCCCTGAAATTCACGCCCCCGGGGGGAGAGATCGTGTTGAGTGCTGCCCCTTTCGGGAGCATGGTGCGCTTCTCCGTTACCGACACCGGTTGCGGCATTGCACCGGACGACCTTTCCCGGTTGTTCCGGCCGTTCTGGCAAGCAGAGCGACAGCAGCGTGATGGCCTGGGGCTCGGGCTCAGCATCGCGAAGGGTATCGTCGAAGCGCATGGTGGAACGATCCACGCAGAGAGCTGTCCCGGGCGCGGCAGCACCTTCTGGTTCACCATTCCCGCGGTGATCCCCCCTCGCGGGGGCGAACGAAGGCACGGTCCGTCGGATCGTCGAGCGAGCTTGACCTCGTCCCCCGGCTGA
- a CDS encoding universal stress protein, whose translation MRLLTLKSILVATDLEGGSEPALRAAAGLARLSGAGLHLLHVADEPTPGDSNHLRERLAQIAPPGAEVASCRVLAGNPAEAILKHAELLRADAIALGPHRRGRESVGPMGSTAAAVVRGAPCPCLVVPEDLRLPLERVTAAVDLSESSAGALVVALSWASALRPPRRRASLTVLHVARNADAKSRSAALQAEVERLRATGADAAHVDVDSRLVTGVDPAEAILAQTRSEPVDLLVLGTRRVITAASELGSVSAAVVEAATCPQLLVSPDAARDALRNSPPMGVGH comes from the coding sequence ATGCGGCTGCTGACTCTGAAATCGATCCTCGTCGCCACCGATCTAGAGGGCGGCTCCGAGCCGGCTCTCCGTGCCGCAGCGGGACTGGCCCGCCTCTCGGGCGCCGGCCTGCATCTGCTACATGTGGCGGACGAGCCGACTCCGGGCGACTCGAATCACCTACGGGAGAGGCTTGCGCAGATCGCGCCACCGGGAGCGGAGGTGGCGAGCTGCAGAGTGCTCGCGGGCAATCCCGCGGAGGCGATCCTGAAGCACGCCGAGCTCCTGAGGGCAGATGCCATCGCGCTGGGTCCGCACCGCCGCGGCCGCGAATCCGTGGGGCCGATGGGCAGCACCGCGGCCGCGGTCGTCCGCGGAGCGCCCTGCCCTTGCCTGGTGGTTCCCGAGGACCTCCGGCTGCCGCTGGAGCGGGTTACGGCGGCGGTCGACCTTTCGGAGTCGAGCGCCGGGGCGCTGGTCGTGGCGCTGTCGTGGGCCTCGGCATTGCGCCCTCCGCGGCGCCGGGCGAGCCTGACCGTGCTGCACGTGGCCCGCAACGCGGACGCCAAGAGCCGGAGCGCGGCCCTTCAGGCCGAGGTCGAGCGGCTACGCGCGACCGGAGCCGACGCGGCGCACGTCGATGTCGACAGCCGCCTGGTTACCGGAGTCGACCCGGCCGAGGCGATTCTGGCGCAGACTCGATCGGAGCCCGTCGACCTGCTCGTGCTGGGCACACGCAGGGTTATCACCGCTGCCTCGGAGCTCGGCAGTGTCTCAGCCGCTGTGGTCGAGGCCGCCACCTGCCCTCAGCTGCTCGTCTCCCCGGATGCCGCGCGCGATGCGCTCCGCAACTCGCCGCCGATGGGCGTGGGGCACTGA
- a CDS encoding phospholipase D-like domain-containing protein, producing the protein MTGEHLQPIASTDVTALSSRTRQIARGVWRLASARMTAGNRVRLLHDGPETFDTMIGAIESAREQVVLESYIVRPDAVGRRFSETLRSVAERGVRVRMLVDGIGSRSTPRRFWDELRVGLVDVRIFNRIGWRPWFGLVPRDHRKLLVVDERIGFTGGFGLGEEWDPARPESGPPRQWRDTAVEIDGPAARDMHRAFERMWERTARRSASAPPLEEHLNRPGPPLTDGGALVAIVEGEPWKLRVARGLQVQSVLAERSIWIATAYFIPSFVEIEGLTGAARDGVDVRLLLPSKNDHPWVTRLARRFYPNLLRSGVRIWEWGGVMMHAKTTVVDGRWVRVGSTDLNPLGFAVNYELDAIIDDPDLGEDAEAMFLADLERSREIVAESV; encoded by the coding sequence ATGACGGGCGAACATCTCCAGCCGATCGCCTCGACCGACGTCACCGCACTTTCGAGCCGCACGCGACAGATCGCTCGGGGAGTGTGGCGGCTGGCATCCGCGCGCATGACGGCGGGAAATCGGGTGCGACTGCTTCACGACGGCCCCGAAACCTTCGATACGATGATCGGCGCGATCGAGAGCGCCCGCGAGCAGGTGGTCCTGGAGAGCTACATCGTGCGACCCGACGCGGTGGGCCGTCGTTTCTCCGAAACTCTGAGATCCGTGGCGGAGAGGGGCGTGCGCGTTCGCATGCTGGTGGATGGCATCGGCAGCCGGAGCACGCCGCGCCGGTTCTGGGATGAGCTGCGCGTCGGCCTCGTCGACGTGCGGATCTTCAACCGCATCGGATGGCGTCCGTGGTTCGGACTCGTCCCACGCGATCACCGGAAGCTGCTCGTGGTCGATGAGCGGATCGGGTTCACCGGGGGCTTCGGTTTGGGGGAGGAGTGGGATCCCGCCCGTCCTGAATCGGGCCCGCCTCGCCAGTGGCGTGACACGGCGGTGGAGATCGACGGCCCAGCCGCCCGGGACATGCACCGCGCCTTCGAGCGGATGTGGGAGCGAACGGCGCGTAGATCCGCCTCCGCTCCGCCTCTCGAGGAGCACCTGAACCGGCCGGGGCCGCCGCTGACGGACGGCGGAGCGCTGGTGGCGATCGTCGAGGGAGAGCCCTGGAAGCTCCGTGTGGCTCGGGGGCTCCAGGTGCAAAGCGTTCTGGCCGAGCGCTCGATCTGGATCGCAACCGCCTACTTCATTCCTTCCTTCGTGGAGATCGAAGGGCTCACCGGCGCGGCGCGGGACGGAGTGGACGTGCGGCTCCTCCTGCCCAGCAAAAACGATCACCCCTGGGTCACGCGCCTCGCGCGCCGGTTCTATCCGAACCTGCTGCGCAGCGGCGTACGGATCTGGGAATGGGGCGGCGTGATGATGCACGCCAAGACGACGGTGGTCGACGGCCGCTGGGTGCGGGTGGGATCCACCGACCTCAACCCGCTAGGATTCGCGGTCAACTACGAGCTCGACGCGATCATCGACGACCCCGACCTCGGAGAGGACGCGGAGGCCATGTTCCTCGCCGACCTGGAGCGCTCCCGCGAGATCGTCGCAGAGTCGGTCTGA
- a CDS encoding Crp/Fnr family transcriptional regulator yields the protein MSRRCTHDPVRVVSKQPLFASLSEAECAALVRRSVCRAVSRGEVLFREGEPCRGLYLVVEGEVRSYRANRDGDEQVFGTFRAGDSLGEVSLFDEGAHLASARVTEAGRVLFLPLDEVHALYRTHPQVAMAVVRELGQRVRALAALVDRLALQNVRTRVAGAVLAFATAHDALRPGATFRLPRTQEELAGELGTTREGVSRALRHLRMTGAIDQRGARIQVLQPDRLRRLAEGEGHDSADRRGRRAMYRLTPEPANGGGRRCA from the coding sequence ATGAGCCGCCGATGCACACACGATCCAGTCCGGGTGGTCTCGAAGCAGCCCCTGTTCGCCTCGCTGTCCGAGGCTGAGTGCGCCGCCCTCGTACGGCGTTCCGTCTGCCGGGCCGTGAGTCGTGGCGAGGTCCTCTTCCGTGAGGGAGAGCCGTGTCGCGGTCTGTATCTGGTCGTCGAAGGGGAGGTGCGTAGCTATCGCGCCAACCGCGACGGCGACGAGCAGGTGTTCGGAACCTTCCGGGCGGGCGACTCGCTGGGGGAGGTGTCCCTCTTCGATGAGGGCGCACACCTGGCCTCCGCACGCGTCACGGAGGCGGGGCGGGTGCTCTTCCTCCCGCTGGACGAGGTGCATGCTCTCTATCGCACCCACCCACAGGTCGCCATGGCAGTGGTCCGCGAGCTGGGCCAGCGCGTCCGCGCGCTCGCGGCGCTCGTCGACCGGCTCGCCCTCCAGAACGTGCGCACCCGGGTGGCGGGTGCAGTGCTGGCCTTCGCGACCGCCCACGACGCGCTGCGACCCGGCGCCACCTTCCGGCTGCCGCGTACGCAGGAGGAGTTGGCCGGAGAGCTCGGGACGACCCGCGAAGGCGTCTCGCGCGCCCTCCGTCATCTCCGCATGACCGGCGCGATCGACCAGCGTGGAGCGAGGATCCAGGTGCTGCAGCCGGACCGCCTGCGCCGGTTGGCCGAAGGGGAAGGTCACGACTCGGCCGACCGCCGTGGCCGCAGGGCGATGTACCGTCTGACTCCCGAGCCGGCCAACGGGGGCGGGCGACGCTGCGCCTGA
- a CDS encoding Bor family protein, with product MRRGRRGFMLVGTVLLAGCYHATIETGLPPSGEVIEVEWAHGFVYGLVPPSTIEAAEECPNGVATVETQLSFLNQVASALTLGIYTPMQITVRCASRGAAALDRFEVPARASLEEAREVVTRAVVLSADRDVPVVVRFLNE from the coding sequence ATGCGCCGTGGAAGACGTGGGTTCATGCTTGTCGGTACCGTCCTGCTCGCGGGTTGTTATCACGCGACCATCGAAACGGGACTGCCTCCATCCGGCGAGGTGATCGAGGTGGAGTGGGCGCATGGCTTCGTCTACGGCTTGGTGCCTCCTTCCACGATCGAGGCGGCGGAGGAGTGCCCCAACGGCGTCGCGACTGTAGAGACCCAGCTCTCCTTCCTGAACCAGGTCGCGAGCGCTCTGACGCTGGGGATCTACACACCCATGCAGATCACCGTGCGCTGCGCCTCGCGGGGCGCGGCCGCACTCGACCGCTTCGAGGTGCCGGCACGCGCCTCGCTCGAGGAGGCGCGCGAAGTCGTCACGCGCGCGGTGGTGCTGTCCGCCGATCGGGACGTGCCGGTGGTGGTACGCTTCCTGAACGAGTAG
- a CDS encoding heavy metal translocating P-type ATPase, translating to MRHGDDHGSGEHAGRQSTENDPPTREPAEPPAIARDIHGGREARVGQAAHDGHAAHAGQPGHDGNVVHGGPNDRAAPARVDHAGDTRHDVNVAHTGHDEHVGQDQHAAHGAHTDQDQHVGRDAHAAHDRHAGHSAELFRNRFWVSLALTIPTIVWGHLLTRLTGYTPPVFPGSQWIAPLLGTAVFAYGGRVFLQGAWRELKDRLPGMMTLISLAITVAFVFSLVVTFGYPGMALWEELSTLVTIMLLGHWMEMRSISQARGALQELAKLLPNTAERVVDGGTEEVPLDALRTGDLVLVRPGMSIPADGVVRQGESAVNESMLTGESRPVEKAEGDEVIAGTVNGRGSLRVEVTRTGEGTALAGIMRLVSEAQSSRSRSQALADRAAFLLTLIAIAAAVVTLTAWALLGAPWGFTIERVVTVLVIACPHALGLAIPLVVAISTTLGAKGGLLVRDRRGLEEARKLNAIVFDKTGTLTLGEHRVVELVTAEGVTREEALRMAAAVEQDAEHPVAHAIVESAREQGLEIPPASNFEAIPGCGVRAMVEGRDVRAGGPNLLNRLGVEPDAEMRSAIERFAEGGQGAIYLVENGRALAAFAVADAIRPESYDAVRRLHERGIEVVMLTGDAEAVAHTVARELRIDTVFAQVLPEDKAEKIRQLQRQGKRVAMVGDGVNDAPALLASDVGVAIGAGTEVAVEAGDVVLVRSDPRDVPRIIELSRATYRKMIQNLWWAAGYNIVAIPLAAGVLQPWGILLHPALGAVLMSLSTVIVAVNAQLLRRIASRPGW from the coding sequence ATGAGACACGGGGACGATCACGGGTCCGGCGAGCATGCCGGTCGGCAGTCAACGGAGAATGACCCTCCCACGCGGGAGCCAGCCGAGCCTCCCGCCATCGCACGCGACATCCATGGTGGTCGCGAAGCGCGGGTAGGCCAGGCAGCCCACGACGGCCATGCGGCGCACGCCGGCCAGCCAGGCCACGACGGCAACGTCGTGCACGGCGGCCCCAACGACCGCGCAGCCCCCGCGCGGGTCGACCATGCGGGTGACACCCGTCATGACGTCAACGTTGCTCACACTGGCCATGACGAGCACGTAGGCCAGGACCAGCACGCCGCCCACGGTGCCCACACCGACCAGGACCAGCACGTCGGTCGCGATGCACACGCCGCTCACGACAGGCACGCCGGCCACAGCGCCGAGCTCTTTCGCAACCGCTTCTGGGTCTCGCTCGCCCTCACGATCCCCACCATCGTCTGGGGCCATCTGCTGACGCGGCTCACCGGGTACACACCACCCGTCTTTCCCGGCTCGCAGTGGATCGCTCCGCTCCTCGGAACCGCCGTCTTCGCCTACGGCGGACGCGTCTTCCTGCAGGGGGCCTGGCGCGAGCTGAAGGACCGCCTCCCGGGGATGATGACGCTCATTTCCCTGGCGATCACCGTCGCATTCGTCTTCAGCCTGGTGGTCACCTTCGGTTACCCGGGGATGGCGCTGTGGGAGGAGCTCTCCACGCTGGTGACCATCATGCTCCTCGGTCACTGGATGGAGATGCGCTCCATCTCCCAGGCTCGGGGAGCTCTCCAGGAGCTGGCAAAGCTGCTCCCTAATACGGCCGAGCGCGTCGTGGACGGAGGAACGGAAGAGGTTCCCCTGGACGCGCTGCGCACTGGCGACCTGGTGCTCGTCCGACCAGGGATGAGTATCCCCGCGGACGGCGTGGTTCGACAGGGCGAGAGCGCCGTCAACGAGTCGATGCTCACTGGCGAATCGCGACCCGTGGAGAAGGCAGAAGGGGACGAGGTCATCGCCGGGACCGTGAATGGACGGGGCTCGCTCCGCGTCGAGGTCACCCGCACGGGGGAGGGCACGGCCCTCGCCGGCATCATGCGCCTCGTGAGCGAAGCGCAGAGCTCCCGATCGCGCTCTCAGGCACTGGCCGACCGGGCCGCCTTCCTCCTGACACTGATCGCCATCGCGGCGGCCGTGGTCACGCTGACCGCGTGGGCCCTCCTCGGCGCCCCCTGGGGCTTCACCATCGAGCGAGTTGTCACGGTACTGGTGATCGCCTGCCCGCACGCGCTGGGGCTCGCGATTCCTCTCGTGGTCGCGATCTCCACCACGCTGGGCGCCAAGGGCGGGCTCCTGGTGCGAGATCGACGCGGGCTCGAGGAGGCCCGGAAGCTGAATGCGATCGTCTTCGACAAGACGGGCACCTTGACGCTAGGCGAGCACCGGGTGGTCGAGTTGGTCACCGCCGAGGGAGTGACGCGCGAAGAAGCCTTGCGCATGGCTGCCGCCGTCGAGCAGGACGCCGAGCACCCCGTGGCGCACGCCATCGTCGAGAGTGCCCGCGAACAGGGGCTGGAGATCCCTCCCGCAAGCAACTTCGAGGCGATCCCCGGCTGCGGCGTGCGGGCGATGGTGGAGGGCAGGGACGTGCGGGCGGGTGGACCGAATCTGCTGAACCGGCTGGGCGTGGAGCCTGACGCGGAGATGCGCTCGGCCATCGAGCGGTTCGCCGAGGGTGGCCAGGGCGCCATCTACCTCGTCGAGAACGGCCGTGCCCTCGCCGCCTTCGCGGTAGCCGACGCCATCCGGCCGGAGTCGTACGACGCGGTGCGGCGGCTGCACGAGCGTGGGATCGAGGTCGTGATGCTCACCGGCGACGCAGAGGCGGTCGCCCACACGGTCGCGCGCGAGCTGCGGATCGACACCGTCTTCGCCCAGGTGCTCCCTGAGGACAAGGCCGAGAAGATCCGGCAGCTCCAGCGCCAGGGGAAGCGCGTGGCCATGGTCGGAGACGGGGTCAACGACGCCCCGGCGCTGCTCGCCTCGGACGTAGGCGTGGCAATCGGCGCCGGGACCGAGGTCGCGGTCGAAGCCGGCGACGTGGTCCTGGTGCGCAGCGATCCGCGCGACGTCCCGCGCATCATCGAGCTGAGTCGGGCGACCTACCGGAAGATGATCCAGAACCTCTGGTGGGCCGCCGGCTACAACATCGTCGCCATCCCGCTGGCGGCGGGGGTGTTGCAACCGTGGGGAATCCTGCTCCACCCGGCGCTCGGTGCGGTGCTCATGTCACTCTCCACGGTGATCGTCGCCGTCAACGCCCAGCTGCTGCGAAGGATAGCGTCGCGGCCGGGATGGTGA
- a CDS encoding SDR family oxidoreductase, translating into MADFAGKVAIVTGAASGIGRAVALLYARGGARVVVSDVSEEGGSETVRLIREAGGEARFVRTDVSRPEECDALIRETVEAFGRLDIACNNAGIGGEASHTADYTIEGWRQVLDINLSGAMYCMKYEIAAMLESGGGSIVNMASILGQVGFATAPAYVSAKHGMLGLTRTAAIEYAQRGIRVNAVGPGFIRTPLIAELENDPETYEMLVSLHPMGRLGEPEEVAEVVGFLSSDRASFVTGAYFPVDGGYLAR; encoded by the coding sequence ATGGCGGACTTTGCGGGCAAGGTCGCGATCGTCACCGGCGCGGCGTCGGGGATCGGCCGAGCCGTGGCACTCCTCTACGCGCGCGGCGGAGCGCGGGTGGTTGTCTCCGATGTCAGCGAGGAAGGGGGAAGCGAAACCGTCCGCCTGATCCGGGAGGCAGGAGGGGAAGCCCGCTTCGTCAGAACAGACGTGTCCCGCCCGGAGGAATGTGACGCACTGATCCGGGAGACGGTGGAGGCCTTCGGCCGGCTCGACATCGCCTGCAACAATGCGGGAATCGGCGGAGAGGCGAGCCACACCGCCGATTACACCATCGAGGGGTGGCGCCAGGTGCTCGACATCAACCTCTCGGGGGCGATGTACTGCATGAAGTACGAGATCGCGGCAATGCTCGAGAGCGGAGGCGGGTCGATCGTGAACATGGCATCGATCCTCGGGCAGGTCGGCTTCGCCACTGCCCCCGCCTACGTGAGCGCGAAGCACGGGATGCTCGGGCTGACCAGGACCGCCGCCATAGAATACGCACAGCGAGGCATTCGCGTGAACGCCGTCGGCCCGGGCTTCATCCGCACCCCGCTCATCGCTGAGCTGGAGAACGATCCCGAGACCTACGAGATGCTGGTCTCGCTTCACCCGATGGGGCGCCTGGGAGAACCGGAGGAGGTGGCCGAGGTCGTCGGCTTCCTCAGCTCCGATCGGGCTTCCTTCGTGACCGGTGCGTACTTCCCGGTGGACGGCGGCTACCTGGCGCGCTGA
- a CDS encoding universal stress protein, with the protein MEQGIRNIVLGVAELEPEDPQLAPTLRLAEALGATLHVVHAYHLPDPVLYPYPEMPVFSSEHLKEVEEQTRTRLEAQVQALSRGASIVCRAVPLPAEKAILDVADEVHADLVVVGATRRGTLARTILGTTAQRVVRAAKAPVLVRRREEHDQLRRILFTTDLSDHSEAVYRRGRELTAILGRGEVAEHRVLLVLDYDVPPLPPLSRESLVDSAMPELERFLRSVDPSAPGSIATIRIGEASKEIVAEASDWKADLLVVGTHGRKGASRFLIGSVAEGVVRTAMCDVLVIPSAALAAQPEAQTP; encoded by the coding sequence ATGGAGCAAGGCATTCGTAACATCGTTCTCGGAGTCGCCGAGCTGGAGCCGGAGGACCCGCAGCTCGCCCCCACGCTCCGCCTGGCGGAGGCGCTCGGGGCAACACTGCACGTGGTCCACGCTTACCATCTTCCTGACCCCGTGCTGTACCCGTATCCGGAGATGCCCGTCTTCAGCTCCGAGCATCTGAAAGAGGTCGAGGAGCAGACGCGCACGCGGCTCGAAGCCCAGGTCCAGGCGCTCTCCCGGGGAGCTTCCATCGTCTGCAGGGCGGTACCGCTCCCGGCCGAAAAGGCGATTCTCGATGTCGCCGACGAGGTGCATGCCGACCTGGTGGTGGTGGGAGCAACCCGGCGCGGCACGCTCGCGCGGACGATTCTCGGGACCACCGCGCAGAGGGTGGTGCGCGCGGCAAAAGCTCCCGTCCTGGTGCGGCGAAGGGAAGAGCACGACCAGCTTCGACGGATCCTCTTCACCACCGACCTCTCCGACCATAGCGAGGCCGTATATCGGCGCGGGCGCGAGCTCACCGCGATACTCGGCCGGGGTGAGGTGGCCGAGCACCGGGTTCTGCTGGTGCTGGATTACGACGTGCCGCCGCTGCCACCCCTGTCGAGGGAATCACTCGTCGATTCGGCCATGCCCGAACTCGAAAGGTTCCTCCGCTCGGTCGATCCTTCGGCTCCTGGCTCGATTGCGACAATCCGAATCGGTGAGGCCTCCAAGGAGATCGTAGCGGAAGCCTCTGATTGGAAGGCGGATCTCCTGGTGGTGGGCACCCACGGGCGGAAAGGCGCATCGCGCTTCCTTATCGGAAGCGTGGCCGAAGGAGTCGTGCGCACGGCGATGTGCGACGTCCTGGTGATTCCGAGCGCCGCCCTGGCGGCCCAACCGGAAGCGCAAACGCCATGA